A stretch of DNA from Spirochaetota bacterium:
TAACGCTCATGCACAGATATTTCGAGGCGTTCGCAGCGCTCGGTGTGCGCATCGGCCAGATACTCCTTTCCGAATACGTGCTCCGCGACCGTGTGAGCTATCTCAACGCGCGTAATACGATACATGAGCTCCTTAACAACGGCATCATTCCCGTGATAAACGAGAACGACACCATCGCCACCGAGGAGCTGAAATTCGGCGACAATGATTATCTCGGAGCCGTCGTCGCCTGCCTTGCCGAAGCGGACATCTATGTGATACTCACCGACACCGACGGGCTCTACCGCAATTATGACGATGCACAAAAACGCGAACTTATCGGCGTCGTTGAGCGTATCGATGCTGCGATAAAGAAAGAGGTTTCCGGGAAGACATCGAAGTTCTCCACGGGCGGCATGGCGAGCAAGATGCGCGCTATGGAATTGACCATGCATTCGGGTATTACCGGCGTCATCGCGAACGGCGCCGATACGAACGTGCTCGGCCGTATCGCCTCGGGTGAGCATGTCGGCACGGTATTTCTCCCCGGGGGGGCGGCCTCGCAGCGCAAGCGGTGGATACTCGGCAATGTGAATTTAAAAACAAAAGGGACCATCACTGTCGATGCGGGTGCTGCAAAAGCGCTCGTGGAGAATGATAAAAGTCTTCTTCCCGGGGGCATAGTATCCGTGAGCGGAAAGTTCTCGCTTGGTGACGCGGTGAATGTCGCGGATGCATCAAAACGAGTCATCGCGCGCGGCATTGTGAATTACAGCAGTGCCGAGATACAGAAGATTAAAGGTAAGCGCTCAGGCGATATTCGTGAGGTGCTCGGCGAGGCCCCGTATGAAGAAGTGATCCACCGCGATAATCTTGTGGTCGATCAGCTATAAATCGCGTTACTCGTGTGTTCGGGCATGCGTCATCTTCTTTCTCCGATAGTCGCCGGGAGAACGTCCTGTATAACGTTTGAACACCGTGCTGAAATACTGGCTTGATGAGAAGCCAAGTTGATACGAAATATCCGTTATTGATCTTCCCTTTTCAGCAAGAAGACGCTTCGATCGCTCCACCCTCCGGCGCATTATATAATCATGCACCGGCATGCCGACGACCGTGCGGAACACTTCGCGGAAGCGGGATATGGACAGACCCGCGCGACCGGCAAGATCTGTTATCGGCAGGATGCGTTCGTGCGATGTTTCTATGTGGGAAAGGATTGGTGAAAGATCCGCAGGCGGATCCATGCGCTGCTTTTTGATCGCGGCAAGCATTTCAGAAAGAAACTGTATGCATGCGCCGACAGCGAGCGCTTCCCTTATGTCCTTGTCATCGATGTGCCGGGAAAAGAATTCCTTGAGCGGCGCCGCGGCTGCGGTGCCTATCGAATATTTTCCGCTGCGCAAGCCGCGCATTGCGCGGAAGATCGGTCTTCCGAGCGACGGGTGCAGGCCGAGCAGGCGGCCGCGTCCTGATATGTCGATACGGATAAAATAATCGCGGCGTTTTTCGAGCATGTGCTTTCCGGTGCCGTGCCGCTCACCCGGCATGGCGATGAATATATCCCCTGCCTTGAGATCGTACATTCTGCCGGGGATCTCATATCGCTGTGTTCCACGGACCGTGTAGTGTATCTCGATGTGATGCGCATGTGCATGCGTTTCGCGCGGGGCGACCGCTTTGGGGAATGTCCAATCGGCGAGCACCAGTGCCGGTCGTCTGCGGCGGCCGAGATAGACACTGATGCCGCGCTGATAGTTCGTTGAGGATGCCGGCATGTGCGATATTTTACGGCGATTAATTATTAAACGCAATATTTTTCGTTTTCGGTTATACTATTGTTCATACCGTGCAGGGAAAGAACCCGCAAGGAGATGTCGACATGGATATCCGGCGCAATGCTGTGGTGATCATTATCGCAAGTATGCTTTTCATGCTCACCGTTCCGTCGCGGGCAGCGGAGCCGTTGATGCTGCTTGATGAAGAAGAGTCCATACAGAATTGGAGCGCATTCACCGTAACTGCCGATGCCGCTTTTGTGAAGAGCGGGAAAGCGGCCGCCCATTGGAAAAGCGCGAACGCGAATTCGTTCCCGGCGCCGAAGCTGATGGTGCCGGACTGGTCGTCCTATAATGCTCTCGCATTCTGGATGTATTCGGGAGTGAATAACGGTGCACAGATCGCCGTCGCGATCGGGGCATCGAACGAGAAAGGCAAGGGTGATGATTATGGCAATTGCTATTTCAAGGTCATAAAAGTCGAATGGCAGGGATGGTACGAAGTGATCATTCCCTTCAGCGAATTCATCCGAAAGGGGAATCCCCGGGGATGGAATAATATCACGTGGTTCCATTTTTCAAGCGGCGGCTGGGGCATTAAACCGAAAAGTGATACCGTTCTTTATTTTGACGATATACGCTTGACCACGGATACCGTGCTCAACAAACGCAATGAACAGCCGGTGCAGGTATTATTTTCCTGCAACAGACCGAGAACCGCGATCTTTGATAAAGGAAGCCCGGTGCTGCTGTCGTTCGTAACGGTAAGCAACACGAAGGCAGAGCCGGCAGCTTTGTCGGTCAGGGTAACCGATTATTTCGACCGCGTAATAAGCAATTGCCAGATACAGGCAGATGCGGCTGTATCCGACCGGAAGTTCACGCTTGCATTCCCTTCGCTGCCCGCTGGCTACTATGAGGTAGAGGCATGGCCGATGGATACGCAAGGCCGAAAGATGATGCCTGATTCCTGCATTGCAGCATCCGGCAGTCAGCCGCAGGGAAAAGCGACCTTTGCGGTCATGCCCCGCACGATTGCGGAGAACCATGAGCGGTCAGCGAAGCTCGGTGAAGCGGCATTTTTCGGCCTGCACGGCGGTTACGCGGACCTCGGCGACTCGCTCGGCGTAACGTGGCAGGTTTCAGGGAATCGGTGGCGTGGCAGAGAGCCGGTACGCCCCGACCGCGCTGGCGTATCACCCTGGGTGACCAATGCGCTCAATCAACCGCCGGAGCCGCTTTGGAATTTCAACATGATAAACTTCAGCGTGAATCTTGAACAATTCAACCCCGCGTGGGCGGTAACAAACACCGCCTCCGATTATCCATGGCAGGACTTTGAAGCATATTTCCGCGATGAGATTACCGTCGAGAAGCATCGTCATCCGCATCAGAAAACGCATCTGTATGATGTCGCCTGGGAGATAAATCTGAACAGCCCGGAAATGGCGGAGCATAAGCCGATGTATATGCCGTCCGATGTGATCGATATTTACCGGCGAATGCATCCATTCCTGCGGCAGGCCGAACCGGGAGCGAAACTGCTTGGGCCATGCGCATCCGGTCTCGGGGCATACAGCTGGACCGCGGAGCTGTTTCGTTTGGGTATAGGAAAGTATCTCGATGGTTTCAACTTCCACGGATACAACGCTCCGCCCCCGGAAAAAAGCAGGTTCCCGGAAGAGATCAGAAAATTGCGCGAGCTTATCCGTACGTACAATGATGGAAAAGACATGGATATGTATTGTTCCGAGCTCGGCTATCGTTCGCTCTATGGTCCGACCGATCGCAGTAAAGATCATGCGCAGTGGCATGTCCGAACGGCGATCATGCTGAAAGGCGAGGGCCTCAGAGTATATTTTCCCTTCTACGGATTCGATTATATGAACGACAAGGAGAGCTGGGGGCTTACGTACACCTTGGACCCCGCGCGTTCCTTCAGACCGCAGGCGGTCATGCCCAAGGCAGCGGCACCGGCCTTGGCGGTATGCATCGATCAGCTGGAAGGTTCGGCGCCGATCGGTGATCTGCCCTGGTTCGGCTCCGACATCTACGGATACTTTTTTCAGACCGGGACGGACATTACCCTGGCAGTATGGTCAGTGGATGCACCTCAGCGCATAACGCTTCCGGTCGGCACGGCAGCATCCATTGCGCTTGTCGACATGATGGGCGGAAAGACCGCTGTCAAAGCTGTTAACGGAACGATCGCAGTTGGACTGACACAATCACCGATCTATCTGCATGTTCCGCCGAGCATATACGGTCGCGGTGTACCGGCCGCTCATGTCACCGTCTCGGGATTCCCGGGGACGAAGGAAAATACGGTTTCCGAACCCGGGCTCTACCTCTTGTCCGCAGGGGATGGGACACATCCTGTACGCTGGCTGGCGGTGCGAAGCCCGGTAGAGATCGCCGAGGTGGGTCCGGCCATTTCCAATCGTCAAAAAAACATCGAGATCAAGGTCGCGAACCGCGGGGGAGTCGATATCCCCGTTGCGCTTACTATTGACAGCGCGATAACCGGAACGATCAAACGGATCGCAACCGTTCCTGCCGGGTCGATGAATTCGGTGTTCGTACCGCTCTCCGATTTCGATCCCAGTAAGGCGGTCACGTTCTCCATTACTGCAAGGTCGGGGAACTCCCCGTCAGTCAATGTAAGCAAAAAGATAAACTTCCTCGCGGCGCATCGTCGCGGTCAGGGATCGTCGTCTGTCAGCCTTCCGAATACCATAACGTGGCAGGGAACGGGGTCCTCCGGGCAGAAGCAGAATGCACATGCTGAGCTCGAATGGGACGAGCATTTTCTATATCTTTCTGTAGAGACCGACGATGACCTCCACAGCCAGCCCAACCGCGACCATTTTATCTGGAAGGCAGATGGGCTGCAGCTTGCATTCGATACCCATCCGGAGTCGGACGAGGTCTATAATGCACTGGGCGGTATTTTTACAAAAAAAATAACCGGTTTGGATTTTGCGTTGACGGATGCGGGAGATATCATCGCGTGGCGGCACGATACCCACAACCCGAATGAACTTCCTGCCGGTGCACTTGCCGGTACGATACAAGCCGATATTACCCGGGACGAGGTAAAGCATGTTACATCGTATCGAATATCCATCCCCTGGAAGGAAATAGGTTTGGACAGCGTCATGCCCGGAAAGACGATCGGCATCGATGTGTTGATAAATGATAAAGACAGAGACGGGGTACGGCGAGGTATTGAATTGTTCGGTGAGATCATGCGAGGGGGGATTCTACGTAACTACTCGCGCTTCGGCAGTTTTATTCTGCAATGATCACTTATGATATCTTTGGAGATGGCGGGAATCGAACCCGCGTCCTGTAAGCGACGACATAACCCTCTACATGCGTATCCTGCCTTGGTGTTTCGCCCGCACGCTGAAAGGCTGGCAAAAAACATACGGACTACTTCCTATTGTTCCGCGGCAGAGGCTTAGGATTGCAGCCCCTGTGCGTTCACGCGTGTGGTGGCGCCGACATTCCCGCCCCGCGTGAGAAGCGGGAAGCGACGGCTACTTAAAAATTAAGCAGCAAGTGCAAAATCGTCTGCACTTATAGGTTTGGCCTTTATTAACGTGGACGACCGCCACGGCACGCAGATCACGACAATCACATACAGTCGAGACCAGATCATCCCCATGTCAAAGAACGTACGTATACTATAGCATCGGCATGACCGATTGTCAAATATGCGACATGATGCGGCTATAAAAAAACAAGGGCTCATGAGCCCTTGTTTTCTGTTCTATAGAGCGATTCCCGTGAGGCTGACGTTTATCCGCCGACCTGTACACGATGGAATTTCCCGAGCGATATGTTCTCGCCGGTCTTCTGCACCGCCTCGTTGATCATTTCCTGGATGGTGGTCTTTCCGTCAACGAAGAACGGCTGTTCGAGGAGACACACTTCCGAATACCATTTTGTGAGACGGCCCTCGGCGATCTTCTCGATCATGTTCTCGGGTTTGCCCGATTCGCGGGTGAGCTTCACGAATATCTCTTTCTGTTCCTTGACCGCGTTCTGGTCAAGGTCTTCCTTGCGGATCGCGAGCGGCGCCTGCGCGGCGACATGCATGGCGATATCATTGGCGAGCTTGATGAAGATTTCGTTCTTCGCCACAAAGTCGGTCTCGCAGAAGAGCTCTACGAACACACCGAGCTTCTTGTCGTGGTGAAGATAATTGCCGAGTATGCCTTCTTTCACTTCGCGGCCCGCTTTTTTCGCCGCGGTGATAAGGCCTTTTTCCTTCAATATCTTGATGGCCTTTTCAAGGTCGCCATCCGCTTCCGTAAGCGCACGTTTGCAGTCCATGATACCGATATTCGTCCGTTCACGGAGTTCCTTTACCATCTCATTCGTTATTTCCATTTCATTCTCCCTCGCCAGAGCGCAGCGCTCTGTTACAGTACTTGCTTTTCTTCCTTCGGTTCTTCCTTCACGACGTAAGCCGCAATAGCCGATTTTTCTTCTTCACTTACTTCCTCCGCAGGGGCCGCAACGGGAGCCGCAGCGGTCTCCGCCGGTGTTGCACCCGCAGCCGGCGCCGCTTCGGCGCTTTCTGCCGGCGCAAGCGATTCCTTGCCCGCTTCGTTCTGTCCTTCGATGATCGCATCCGCGATGACATTGGTGAAGAGGTTTATCGCGCGTATCGCGTCGTCATTGCCCGGTATCGGAAGATCGATGACGTCGGGGTTGCAGTTCGTATCGACGACGGCGACGATGGGTATATGCATGCGGCGGGCTTCCTCGACCGCGATGGACTCCTCGACCGGGTCGATGATGAACACCATGTCCGGCAGACGTTCCATGTCCTTTATGCCGGAGAGATTCTTCTCAAGCTTCGCCTTTTCCTTGAGGAGATACACCGTTTCACGCTTGGGGAGGCTTTCGAACGTGCCGTCGACCTCCATGCGCTCGATGCGTTTCAGGCGTGCGATGCTGTTCTTTATCGTTGAATAGTTCGTGAGCATGCCGCCCAGCCATCGCTGGCATACGAAGAACGAGTTGCAGCGCTTCGCCGCATCCTCAATGCTCTTGGACGCCTGTTTCTTCGTTCCGACGAAAAGGAATTCGCCGCCGGCGCGGGCTATCTCCTTCACTTTCTCATAGGCCACCTTCACATAGTTGATGGTCTTCATGAGATCGATGATGTAGATGTTGTTGCGTTCCTGAAAGATGAACGGTTTCATCTTCGGGTTCCACTTGCGCGTCTGGTGTCCGAAATGGACGCCTGCCTCGAGAAGGTCTTTCATGCTGGGTAACGGCATATCCGAAACTCCTTACAAAAAATAGAAAAAGAGTACTACCAAGCGGCGTACTCTTTGTGCTTACACACAATTATTACACCGGCGCGGGACCGTCATCCGGAAACGCACAGGGAGATTACACCTTGGATAGTGCGGGGGCGATAATATGCCGGGGGACGAAAAATGTCAAGTGCCGCGCCGCTGGTGTTTTCCCGGTGTCCGTCTTCCGGGATGGCTTTTCGCAAGGGCCGCAGCTGTCCCGGCGGTGAACGCCGCGAGCGGGAAAAGAACGGTCATGAGCATGGAGGGGGACAGTACCGGGGTTATGACATCCGCCTGCGGGACATCGAAGATGCGCCCGATGAGCCCGCACGATATGCCGCTGCCGAAGACGGCGAACATGAGGATGAACGCGGCAGCAGCCCCGATGGCGCACCCCGCAAGCGGAAAGGTCGAAGATAGCGCGCCGTATTTCACCGCATTGATGATCCGGGGGTCGATGGATGACACGAACAGAGAGCCAAAATCACCGGGCTTTTTCTGTTTTACTGCCCCGGCCGATGAACGAAGGACGATGGCCGCATACTGGAAAAGGAAAGCGATAAGGACAAATGCCGAACAAATGCTGATGCAGATGACAGAGATGAGCTTGAACGTTCGGAGCGTTCCGGTATCCTCGGGGCGGTGGCTGTGGAGATTGGCGAGCAATGGGTGGAAGCGGATGACGGCCTGTATCGTTTCGCGGTCCCTTTTTTCGCAGTCGATGACGGCGAATTGCGGCGCATCCGTCCTGAGGAGCGAATAGCATCCGCTGATATCGGCGAAGAACGCGTGATCATATCCCGTCAGGGGCACGACCGCCACCCCCGAAACGTGCATACGGCGCCCGGCGTATTCCCCGTTCTTTGTCATAGTAATGATGTTCAGATGATCCCCTGCCTCGATAGCGAGCGCACGTGCAAGCGTACGTGTTATCACGATATCGTTCGGCTGTACGGGATAGCTGCCCTGTGCGAGGAAGCGTGCGAGCGGCGAGTAGCTTTTCTCAAGTGCGGAATCGATGCCGAAGCCCACCGCGCGTACCCCCTTTTCGCCGGCGGTCAGTGTCGCATCGAAGCGCAGACGGGGGAGCACCGCGCGGCATTCCTTGACCGGCTGTAAAGCGTCGCGTATCGTCGTCAGGGGAACACAATCCGCGAGGTCGATGCCTTCATGTACGTGCACGGATGCGCAGATCGCCAAGTGGCCCGATCCGAACGCAGCGCGTGAGAGGAGATACGTTTTTATGCCGTCGTGCCAGGAAAGCATGACGATGGTCAGGAATATGAACGCGGCGTACACGAATGCCGATGACGTCAGCATTCGCATGTCGTTCTTCACGGCAGGGATGGATTTTTTGAACATCGATCGTCCGAAAAATATTATTTCGGCACCATGCTATACTGTAAATCGGCATATATCAATGACATGCCTGCTGCTGGAGCGAATTGCTATAAATCGCACATCGGTATATATTTTCCATTCGGTATGCACATCGCGGTTCTGCTGAAAATACACAGGTGGAGATGCGAACATGAAAAGAATGGTTGCGTCGATTTTAGCAAGTATGTTCGCCATGGCGCTTATCGCACAGGAACGTCCGATAACGGTGGGGATAATCGAATTCCAAGGCGGGAGCGGCATATCCGCAATAGATGCGAGGACCGTATCGGAAGTATTCCGGAGCGAACTCGTTACCACCGGGGTGTACACGGTGCTTGAGCGCGGGAAGATGGATGAGATACTGAAGGAGCAGCAGTTCCAGCAGACAGGATGCACATCGACCGAATGCGCGGTGAAGCTCGGCAAGCTCCTCAATATGCAGAAAATGCTTTACGGCACGATGAGCAAGCTCGGCTCGCGGTATTATTTTGTCGTGACGATCGTCGACATCGAAACATCACGGGTCGAGAAATCGGTCAATGATTCCATGGAGGGACTTGACGACCTCTCGAAAGCGGTCAAGCGGCTCATCGAACAGATCATCGGCGGTAAGCGGCTCATCAAGGCGGGGGAATCGCCTTTTTTGAAAGTGCACACCATGGTAAAGACAGATCTGCTGAAGAATGTTGACGCAATAAAAAAAGAGGCCCCGTATATCACGGACTCGGAGAAGCTGCAGTTAGTCAATCAATTCCGCAAGGGTTTTTTCGGGGAATTGCTTCTCAATGTCTACCCCTTGCCCGGGTTCGGCGTAGGCTCGTTCGTTCAGGGCGATGTGATCGGAGGACTCGTTCTCATCGGCATTTCAGGTACCGGGGTCGCCTGCCTTTCCGTCGGGCTCGGGGGCGGGAACCAACCGCTGACATCCGTCGGCGCTGCGGTATGGATCGCAGGCATCGTGGTGGGGGCGGTATGGCCGATCGTGTATTCCGCCGTCTATAATGACGCTCTCAATAAAAGCCTCGGTGTGCAGCTCGCGTTCGAGATCAATGGCGGGTCACGATATGCCTGCGGTGTGAACGAGACGTTCGCTGCTGCGGCTGTTGCTCATCGCTTCTGACTGCGTCAATTCCCGATACGCCCGTTTTTCAGCAGGAATGCATCTTGACATTCTATTTTCCTTGTTCTATTATGGTGTGCGTACGTTCGTTGTACACACGAAAGGGGGTAACAGCACGAAAAGCCAGAGACGTTATTTTATAAGGCAGGAATGACCGCCGAAGTGTTGTTCACTAGTTCAGTAATTGGTAATTTTCATTGTAAAGGAGAATGTATGAAAGTATTCGATCGATTTCTTATCGCCGTTATGGTAATAGCCGCTGTATCCGGTGTATCCGCCCAGGCGTTCGACGGCGGCATCGGCGTGCGTGTCACCGGGGGTGCGGTAATTCAAACTGCCCCGGTCGGCGGCGCAGGCGCCGAACTTGGGGTGGGTGTTGTCGGCGATATTCCGTTCGCTGATTTTATCGGTCTTCGCCTCATGGTCGATTATGTTGCCGGTCTGCAGATGCTTACGATCAATAATTATTTTTTCGGCGGGTTCTTGAACTTCTATCTTTCCAAGGAGATATACCTTGGCATAGGAGCTGGATATCAGCTTCAAATGATATCCTTCATGGGAATGAGTGCAAGTGCAGGAGCGCCGTACGGTGCACTTGAATTCGGATATGTCGTGCCGCTCAGTACCAATCTCGGCCTGGACCTTGGATTGATAGCCACAATGCCCATGTTCTCTTCGGGGGTAGTGTTTTTCGACGTCCGTGCCTGCGTAGGATTACAGTTCAAGATAAAGTAAAGGGCATTGCGTTCGTTCTTGCATAGCTTGCCGCAAATTCAGTGCGTACGGGGCGCGGAAACGCGCCCCTTTTTTTATCTATCGCACATAGCGCCACGCTGTTCCCGCAAACTTGAGCGTTCTCCGTTCACCGAACGGCACAGCGGACGGGAATGGATATTCCGGCGGGAGCGGCGCTTGGCGAACGCTCGTGAAAAGCGATTCATGCTCGTCATAGGAGAAGTTCGCCGCCGATGGGATAGTGACGTTCCCACGAATGCGCACGGGCATGCTGAAGGCGATGCGCGCTATCTCATCGCATTTTGCCGTAAGCTCTTTATCGATGTACGAATGAAGCGATATGCTCCGCGCGCGGGGTATGCCGTCCTTGCTGTCGGAGAGCGGTACGACGGCGATATAGGTGTACATCATCTCATAGGGGAAATCGAGGCGTATGATGCCGTTCTCAAGCGATGTTATCGCGAGGAGGGGCATGTTGTACACGACAAGAAGGGGATAATCCCTTCCGTTCTCATTGCCGCCGAAGAGCATTATCCAATTGCGCGTGGGCGGGCGATTCGTCCGTAGGGAAAACGCTTCGCCGGCAAGCGGGAATGTATGGTAATTCGTTGCAATGAACAAACCGCCGTGCGATAATGAGATACGGTCATTGGAGAGGCCGCCGATATACACCGATTTCCACACCGTTTCGACCACCGGGAACGGATGCAGCGAACTTCGGAAAAGCTCGAAGCCGTAGAGATCGCTCCGGCGATAGAGCACATCGACCATGTCCGCATAGGGGCTGATATTGCTTATCGTGTACGAGACGACGACCTCGCCCGCTTCGAAATATGATGCGATGTCCGCGGTATGATTGCTGAGATAGAGCAGGGACTTGATGGTGTTGCTGCCGCCGCGCAGCGTGCTTTGCGGGAATATCGTTTCGCGGGTGAAGCCCCGGTCGCGCACCTGCCAGCCGGTAATGCAGGATACGCGCCGCTCATTGATGTAGGTCTCGCTTTCGGCCCACAGCATTGGCGTGATGAGCTTCATGCCGTTGGTCGTTGCGGGCGGCAGCGTGAACGTATGCGTGAACAGTATCTTCGATATCGGCAGCCGCGGGAGATAGCGCGCTATCGTGTGATCGGAAAAGATGGTGTCGCCGTCGATGCGCTCGGGGATGCTGATGCGCCCGCTGATGAGCGGCCCGCCGCCGTAGGGCTCGGCGTGGAATTCCCAGAGCGCTTTTTCGCCGTTCCCCAGGGAAAGCGTGCGCGGCAGCATGACGAACGGCGGGAAGGTGACCACGAACCTCGGTATGCCGTTATCGTCCGGATAGAGCGGTAATTCCCACGGGCGTATGATCCGTTTTTCGAGCAATGGGTACACGAGCGGTGCTGCGGACAAGCGCACACCGGCGGCGAGAGTGATGATGAGCACCAGAAGAAGGAACGATGTGCGGGCGGGATGATACCCCTCATGCAGGATGCGTTCTGTTCGCGGGTGACTATGACAGCGCGGTGAGTATCTCATATCCGGTCTCGGTGATGAGCACCGTGTGTTCATAATGAGATGAAAGCATGCCGTCGCGCGTGACGATGGTCCAGTCATCGTCCATCATGAGCACTTCGGATACACCGGCGTTGATCATGGGCTCTATCGCTATCGTCGTCCCTGCGGGGAGGGTGGGCCCTTCGCCCGCTTTTCCATGATTGCTCACCTGCGGTTCTTCGTGGAGTTTGCTCCCGATGCCGTGACCGGCGAACTGGCGGACGACGGAATACCCGGCGCGTTCTGCGGCGGACTGTATCGCAGCGGAAAGATCGCCCAGGTGCACGTTCGCTTTGAGCACGGCCACACC
This window harbors:
- the proB gene encoding glutamate 5-kinase, coding for MADTITDILSRAATIVIKLGTAQLTDERGLSEDRIRAFAASMVSAMRRGKRIILVTSGAVAAGSAVIFDGKKPDTIPKKQAAASVGQITLMHRYFEAFAALGVRIGQILLSEYVLRDRVSYLNARNTIHELLNNGIIPVINENDTIATEELKFGDNDYLGAVVACLAEADIYVILTDTDGLYRNYDDAQKRELIGVVERIDAAIKKEVSGKTSKFSTGGMASKMRAMELTMHSGITGVIANGADTNVLGRIASGEHVGTVFLPGGAASQRKRWILGNVNLKTKGTITVDAGAAKALVENDKSLLPGGIVSVSGKFSLGDAVNVADASKRVIARGIVNYSSAEIQKIKGKRSGDIREVLGEAPYEEVIHRDNLVVDQL
- a CDS encoding AraC family transcriptional regulator, translated to MPASSTNYQRGISVYLGRRRRPALVLADWTFPKAVAPRETHAHAHHIEIHYTVRGTQRYEIPGRMYDLKAGDIFIAMPGERHGTGKHMLEKRRDYFIRIDISGRGRLLGLHPSLGRPIFRAMRGLRSGKYSIGTAAAAPLKEFFSRHIDDKDIREALAVGACIQFLSEMLAAIKKQRMDPPADLSPILSHIETSHERILPITDLAGRAGLSISRFREVFRTVVGMPVHDYIMRRRVERSKRLLAEKGRSITDISYQLGFSSSQYFSTVFKRYTGRSPGDYRRKKMTHARTHE
- a CDS encoding sugar-binding protein; this translates as MDIRRNAVVIIIASMLFMLTVPSRAAEPLMLLDEEESIQNWSAFTVTADAAFVKSGKAAAHWKSANANSFPAPKLMVPDWSSYNALAFWMYSGVNNGAQIAVAIGASNEKGKGDDYGNCYFKVIKVEWQGWYEVIIPFSEFIRKGNPRGWNNITWFHFSSGGWGIKPKSDTVLYFDDIRLTTDTVLNKRNEQPVQVLFSCNRPRTAIFDKGSPVLLSFVTVSNTKAEPAALSVRVTDYFDRVISNCQIQADAAVSDRKFTLAFPSLPAGYYEVEAWPMDTQGRKMMPDSCIAASGSQPQGKATFAVMPRTIAENHERSAKLGEAAFFGLHGGYADLGDSLGVTWQVSGNRWRGREPVRPDRAGVSPWVTNALNQPPEPLWNFNMINFSVNLEQFNPAWAVTNTASDYPWQDFEAYFRDEITVEKHRHPHQKTHLYDVAWEINLNSPEMAEHKPMYMPSDVIDIYRRMHPFLRQAEPGAKLLGPCASGLGAYSWTAELFRLGIGKYLDGFNFHGYNAPPPEKSRFPEEIRKLRELIRTYNDGKDMDMYCSELGYRSLYGPTDRSKDHAQWHVRTAIMLKGEGLRVYFPFYGFDYMNDKESWGLTYTLDPARSFRPQAVMPKAAAPALAVCIDQLEGSAPIGDLPWFGSDIYGYFFQTGTDITLAVWSVDAPQRITLPVGTAASIALVDMMGGKTAVKAVNGTIAVGLTQSPIYLHVPPSIYGRGVPAAHVTVSGFPGTKENTVSEPGLYLLSAGDGTHPVRWLAVRSPVEIAEVGPAISNRQKNIEIKVANRGGVDIPVALTIDSAITGTIKRIATVPAGSMNSVFVPLSDFDPSKAVTFSITARSGNSPSVNVSKKINFLAAHRRGQGSSSVSLPNTITWQGTGSSGQKQNAHAELEWDEHFLYLSVETDDDLHSQPNRDHFIWKADGLQLAFDTHPESDEVYNALGGIFTKKITGLDFALTDAGDIIAWRHDTHNPNELPAGALAGTIQADITRDEVKHVTSYRISIPWKEIGLDSVMPGKTIGIDVLINDKDRDGVRRGIELFGEIMRGGILRNYSRFGSFILQ
- the tsf gene encoding translation elongation factor Ts encodes the protein MEITNEMVKELRERTNIGIMDCKRALTEADGDLEKAIKILKEKGLITAAKKAGREVKEGILGNYLHHDKKLGVFVELFCETDFVAKNEIFIKLANDIAMHVAAQAPLAIRKEDLDQNAVKEQKEIFVKLTRESGKPENMIEKIAEGRLTKWYSEVCLLEQPFFVDGKTTIQEMINEAVQKTGENISLGKFHRVQVGG
- the rpsB gene encoding 30S ribosomal protein S2; this translates as MPLPSMKDLLEAGVHFGHQTRKWNPKMKPFIFQERNNIYIIDLMKTINYVKVAYEKVKEIARAGGEFLFVGTKKQASKSIEDAAKRCNSFFVCQRWLGGMLTNYSTIKNSIARLKRIERMEVDGTFESLPKRETVYLLKEKAKLEKNLSGIKDMERLPDMVFIIDPVEESIAVEEARRMHIPIVAVVDTNCNPDVIDLPIPGNDDAIRAINLFTNVIADAIIEGQNEAGKESLAPAESAEAAPAAGATPAETAAAPVAAPAEEVSEEEKSAIAAYVVKEEPKEEKQVL
- a CDS encoding P13 family porin, whose translation is MKRMVASILASMFAMALIAQERPITVGIIEFQGGSGISAIDARTVSEVFRSELVTTGVYTVLERGKMDEILKEQQFQQTGCTSTECAVKLGKLLNMQKMLYGTMSKLGSRYYFVVTIVDIETSRVEKSVNDSMEGLDDLSKAVKRLIEQIIGGKRLIKAGESPFLKVHTMVKTDLLKNVDAIKKEAPYITDSEKLQLVNQFRKGFFGELLLNVYPLPGFGVGSFVQGDVIGGLVLIGISGTGVACLSVGLGGGNQPLTSVGAAVWIAGIVVGAVWPIVYSAVYNDALNKSLGVQLAFEINGGSRYACGVNETFAAAAVAHRF